One genomic segment of Salinigranum rubrum includes these proteins:
- a CDS encoding AAA family ATPase: protein MKTPAEIFAALRDEAGTVLIGNEDIVEHVLIATLTEGHVLLEGPPGVAKTTIARLFASLTDLEYSRIQLMPDLLPSDVTGTDVYREQTGEFEFREGPVFANVVLADEINRATPKTQSALLEAMQERIVTVASTTKPLPEPFILIATQNPIETEGTYRLPIAQRDRFQFKLQVDLPDRDDERELFDRFNAEPDLAPENVHPVMSAEAIRHAKEAVNQVYVDDKIREYVLDIVEASREHPMIEHGASPRATLAFLRAGKAKAAIRGREYVIPSDVRSLAQQVLAHRLVLDADAEFGGQSARDVVDELVDNVEVPGANIGADETFEEAAVSDGGDPESREQPVDDGFEYTGEDGPESDGR from the coding sequence ATGAAAACTCCCGCGGAGATCTTCGCGGCCCTCCGAGACGAGGCGGGGACGGTTCTCATCGGGAACGAGGACATCGTCGAACACGTCCTCATCGCGACACTCACCGAGGGCCACGTCCTCCTCGAGGGGCCGCCCGGTGTCGCGAAGACCACCATCGCACGCCTGTTCGCGAGCCTGACCGACCTCGAATACAGCCGGATCCAGCTGATGCCCGACCTCCTTCCGAGCGACGTCACCGGGACGGACGTCTACCGCGAGCAGACCGGCGAGTTCGAGTTTCGCGAGGGACCGGTCTTCGCGAACGTCGTCCTCGCGGACGAGATCAACCGGGCAACGCCGAAGACCCAGTCGGCGCTGCTCGAAGCGATGCAAGAACGCATCGTCACGGTCGCGTCGACGACGAAGCCACTGCCGGAGCCGTTCATCCTCATCGCGACCCAGAACCCGATCGAAACGGAGGGGACGTATCGACTTCCGATCGCACAGCGTGACCGCTTCCAATTCAAGCTGCAGGTTGACCTTCCGGACAGGGACGACGAGCGGGAACTCTTCGACCGGTTCAACGCCGAACCGGATCTCGCACCCGAGAACGTCCATCCGGTCATGTCCGCAGAGGCCATCCGTCACGCGAAGGAGGCCGTCAACCAGGTGTACGTCGACGACAAGATTCGCGAGTACGTCCTCGATATCGTCGAGGCCTCACGCGAGCATCCGATGATCGAACACGGCGCGTCGCCGCGTGCCACACTCGCGTTCCTCAGGGCGGGGAAAGCGAAAGCTGCTATCCGCGGGCGCGAGTACGTCATCCCGAGCGACGTCAGGTCACTCGCACAGCAGGTCCTCGCACACCGACTGGTGCTGGACGCCGACGCGGAGTTCGGGGGGCAGAGTGCTCGTGACGTCGTCGACGAACTCGTCGATAACGTGGAGGTCCCCGGTGCCAACATCGGTGCCGACGAGACGTTCGAGGAGGCTGCAGTGAGTGACGGTGGCGATCCGGAATCCCGTGAGCAACCAGTAGATGACGGATTCGAGTACACTGGCGAAGACGGTCCGGAGTCGGACGGTCGCTGA
- a CDS encoding DUF7342 family protein, with amino-acid sequence MSETTPGIEAWKEHTSAFDRVQSIASTVSQPRPASYIADEAHVAENTARKHLKRLVDLNVLLKSERKGTTLYSPDPLHTRMQTLRDLLDQYDRDELIELKAELQSRIEAWRDEYGVDSPTDLRGRAADTETAAQTRDLRSTASDWELVRYRLSIVEDAIENYTTYNQDFRASA; translated from the coding sequence ATGTCCGAAACCACTCCTGGAATCGAGGCGTGGAAGGAACACACGAGTGCATTTGATCGAGTTCAATCGATTGCCAGTACCGTCTCGCAACCTCGTCCGGCGTCGTATATCGCAGACGAGGCACACGTTGCGGAGAACACTGCACGCAAACATCTCAAGCGACTCGTCGACCTGAACGTCCTCTTGAAGAGCGAACGGAAGGGAACGACGCTCTACTCGCCCGACCCGCTACATACACGAATGCAGACGCTCCGGGACTTGCTAGATCAATACGACCGCGACGAACTCATCGAGCTGAAGGCTGAACTACAATCTCGGATCGAAGCGTGGCGTGATGAGTACGGCGTTGACTCACCTACCGACCTCCGTGGCCGTGCTGCAGACACGGAAACTGCTGCACAAACACGCGACCTCCGATCGACCGCAAGTGATTGGGAACTCGTGCGATACCGTCTGTCTATTGTCGAGGACGCCATTGAGAACTACACGACCTACAATCAAGATTTCCGAGCATCTGCGTAG
- a CDS encoding NAD-dependent epimerase/dehydratase family protein produces MERADVPLHLVTGGAGFVGSHTAEYLLDQGEDVRLFDRASPDIPGTDIGERAEYVRGDVRDKGAVRRALDDVDYVHHNVALVPLTKAGREFWEVNVGGTENVLRLAHEEGVEGVTHVSSSAVYDLSTMPVTEETPVNPIGQYGMSKLAADHVALKHAAKGLPVNIIRPRTVVDERRAGIYQILFDWMDRDARVYMLGDGSNLFQLVSARDIADASKRAAESEHTGEIYNIGNADYTTLGEDLEHVIDYADSESTIQWIPAKPASLLLQALDALKISPLAAWHYKTVHRPYYFDISKAQDELGWEPVDSNFDVFERAYDWYAQNDIEATSDSGSAHRTAPKQQILRLLRNVS; encoded by the coding sequence ATGGAGCGTGCAGACGTGCCGCTGCATCTCGTTACGGGCGGAGCCGGCTTCGTCGGGAGCCACACCGCCGAGTATCTTCTCGACCAGGGTGAGGACGTCCGCCTCTTCGACCGCGCATCGCCGGATATTCCCGGGACAGATATCGGCGAACGTGCCGAGTACGTCAGAGGCGACGTCCGCGACAAGGGCGCCGTCCGTCGAGCACTCGACGACGTCGACTACGTCCATCACAACGTGGCGTTGGTCCCACTCACGAAGGCGGGCAGGGAGTTCTGGGAGGTGAACGTCGGCGGGACGGAGAACGTGTTGCGTCTCGCTCACGAAGAGGGCGTCGAGGGAGTCACGCACGTCTCCTCAAGCGCAGTGTACGACCTCTCGACGATGCCCGTGACCGAGGAGACGCCCGTGAACCCCATCGGGCAGTATGGGATGTCCAAGCTCGCAGCCGACCACGTCGCGCTCAAACACGCGGCGAAGGGCCTCCCGGTCAACATCATCCGGCCGCGGACGGTCGTGGACGAGCGCCGTGCAGGCATCTATCAGATCCTCTTCGACTGGATGGACCGCGACGCGCGGGTCTACATGCTCGGCGACGGGTCGAACCTCTTCCAGCTCGTGAGCGCACGTGACATCGCGGACGCCTCGAAACGCGCCGCGGAGTCCGAACACACGGGCGAGATCTACAACATCGGCAACGCCGACTACACGACCTTGGGCGAGGACCTCGAACACGTCATCGACTACGCCGACTCCGAGTCGACGATCCAGTGGATTCCCGCGAAACCGGCGAGCCTCCTCTTACAGGCGCTGGACGCGCTCAAGATCTCGCCGCTCGCCGCGTGGCACTACAAAACCGTGCATCGCCCGTACTACTTCGACATCTCGAAGGCGCAGGACGAACTGGGGTGGGAGCCGGTCGACAGCAACTTCGACGTGTTCGAGCGGGCGTACGACTGGTACGCCCAGAACGACATCGAAGCGACGAGCGATAGCGGGAGCGCTCATCGGACAGCCCCCAAACAACAGATTCTTCGACTGCTACGGAACGTCTCCTGA
- a CDS encoding DUF4350 domain-containing protein, translated as MADLSWLKSPQALLACLVVLLLVTVGVAASTSSASFGAYNPAWDGASGLQGQATAVGTESRLTLNVTAYETVDPNETVAVILTPDRAYTSEEAARVRAFVERGGTLVVAEDFGPHSNTLLEDIGASTTVDGRLLRDERYYYQSPNITVANNVTEHPLTEDVDQLTLNHGTTLVVNQSQNPQTEILVNSSSLAYLDTNRNAELDGDESLNQRPVATVEPVGQGQVVVVSDPSLLINAMLDRPGNQQFVRNLFETREQVLLDYSHAATLPPLSYAYVVVQESRTLQVLVGLAALVVAVLVSRAGTLVRDGPPETRRHCSRRIDSSRDYGRNIPSGTRSESNAWRARGIDARTTDERTRAEHMRVNRRPVEIGAVGVVLAVCGVVFTQPLLLFGAAGVGGWLIGHQRAFVSAVRATDRSLSVSIHPAEQRTTVGREVPVAVTVELDEPAPLPLRIEPQTPVAATISDYVPATLDAGETSTEFTYTVEFHVAGTHELRPLELTLTDTDGSFSETVERGSPVELVVNASGPTGIHVGQGAEDVANWYGDEDKQLAERGLDPQDIRAYVPGDVMKNIDWNVTARTGDLHVRQYGQESDRHAVVIIDQRPAMNVGPEGETKFAYAREFALALVGSADAAFDSLAIYGVDEEGIVSRTQSAVTGGGATSLHEALLRMTPQSTGERNTATRRYASPVGRQRVAGRLGSGDSSFEERLRPFFRLQHRELVSGEKNPIQLAIQREQAMVDDRLSVLIVTDDSDPRRVWDSVQFGTRVADDVSVFLTPHVLFAPDGLADLEAAYEAYRTFEEFRTELDRMRGVRAFEVAPSDRLRTVVESRRTQSQ; from the coding sequence GTGGCTGACCTCTCGTGGCTCAAGTCGCCGCAGGCACTGCTCGCGTGTCTCGTCGTCCTCCTCCTTGTGACCGTCGGCGTGGCGGCCAGCACCTCCTCGGCGTCGTTCGGCGCGTACAACCCCGCGTGGGACGGCGCGTCGGGACTACAGGGTCAAGCGACTGCAGTAGGGACCGAGAGTCGGCTCACACTCAACGTCACCGCCTACGAGACCGTCGACCCCAACGAGACCGTCGCCGTGATTCTCACCCCGGACCGAGCCTACACTTCCGAAGAGGCAGCACGAGTCCGCGCGTTCGTCGAACGGGGCGGAACGCTCGTCGTCGCAGAGGACTTCGGACCCCACTCCAATACACTCCTCGAAGACATCGGCGCGAGCACTACCGTCGACGGACGACTCCTCCGAGACGAGCGCTACTACTACCAGTCGCCGAACATCACGGTCGCGAACAACGTGACGGAGCATCCCCTCACCGAAGATGTCGACCAACTGACGCTCAATCACGGGACGACGCTGGTCGTGAACCAGAGTCAAAACCCCCAGACGGAGATCCTCGTGAACTCGTCGTCGCTCGCGTATCTCGACACGAACCGGAACGCCGAACTCGACGGTGACGAGTCGCTCAACCAGCGGCCCGTCGCGACGGTCGAACCGGTGGGCCAGGGACAGGTCGTCGTGGTTTCGGACCCGAGCCTGCTCATCAACGCCATGCTCGACCGGCCGGGGAACCAGCAGTTCGTGCGGAACCTCTTCGAGACGCGCGAACAGGTCCTTCTCGACTACTCACACGCCGCGACGCTTCCCCCGCTCAGTTATGCTTACGTCGTGGTTCAGGAATCGAGAACCCTCCAGGTCCTCGTCGGACTCGCCGCCCTCGTCGTCGCCGTCCTCGTGAGCCGCGCTGGAACCCTCGTCCGGGACGGGCCACCGGAGACGAGACGTCACTGCTCGCGACGAATCGACTCATCGCGGGACTACGGGCGAAACATCCCGAGTGGGACGAGGAGCGAATCGAACGCGTGGCGAGCGCGTGGAATCGACGCGAGGACGACGGATGAGCGAACGAGGGCCGAACACATGAGAGTGAACAGACGACCGGTCGAGATCGGAGCGGTCGGCGTCGTCCTCGCGGTCTGTGGAGTCGTCTTCACGCAACCGCTCCTCCTGTTCGGTGCCGCCGGCGTGGGCGGGTGGCTCATCGGTCACCAGCGCGCGTTCGTCAGTGCCGTGAGAGCCACGGACCGCTCGTTGAGCGTGTCGATCCACCCGGCCGAACAACGGACGACAGTCGGCCGGGAGGTCCCCGTGGCCGTGACGGTCGAACTCGACGAACCTGCCCCGCTTCCGCTCAGAATCGAGCCGCAGACGCCAGTTGCTGCGACCATCTCCGACTACGTCCCCGCGACGCTCGACGCGGGGGAGACGAGCACGGAGTTCACGTACACGGTCGAGTTCCACGTCGCGGGGACACACGAACTCCGACCGCTCGAACTCACCCTCACGGACACGGACGGATCCTTCTCTGAGACCGTCGAGCGGGGGTCACCGGTCGAACTCGTCGTCAACGCCAGTGGACCGACGGGAATCCACGTCGGGCAGGGCGCGGAGGACGTGGCGAACTGGTACGGCGACGAGGATAAACAGCTGGCCGAACGGGGACTCGACCCCCAGGACATCCGCGCGTACGTTCCTGGTGACGTCATGAAGAACATCGACTGGAACGTGACGGCGCGGACGGGAGACCTCCACGTCCGACAGTACGGTCAGGAGAGCGACCGTCACGCGGTCGTCATCATCGACCAGCGACCGGCGATGAACGTCGGTCCCGAAGGCGAGACGAAGTTCGCCTACGCACGGGAGTTCGCGCTCGCACTCGTCGGCAGTGCCGACGCCGCCTTCGACTCGCTGGCGATCTACGGTGTCGACGAGGAGGGAATCGTCTCTCGGACCCAGTCGGCCGTGACGGGCGGCGGTGCGACCTCGCTTCACGAAGCGCTGCTCCGGATGACGCCACAGTCGACGGGGGAGAGAAATACCGCGACTCGGAGGTACGCCTCGCCCGTCGGACGGCAACGTGTCGCGGGCCGACTCGGTAGCGGCGACTCGTCGTTCGAGGAGCGTCTCCGACCGTTTTTCCGCCTGCAGCATCGCGAGCTGGTCTCGGGCGAGAAGAACCCCATCCAACTCGCCATCCAGCGCGAGCAGGCAATGGTGGACGACCGACTCAGCGTCCTCATCGTCACCGACGACTCCGACCCGCGACGCGTCTGGGACAGCGTCCAGTTCGGAACGCGAGTCGCCGACGACGTGAGCGTCTTTCTCACGCCACACGTCCTCTTCGCCCCCGACGGGCTCGCCGACCTCGAAGCGGCCTACGAGGCGTACCGGACGTTCGAGGAATTCAGAACCGAGCTCGACCGCATGCGTGGCGTGCGAGCGTTCGAGGTCGCCCCCAGCGACCGACTCCGAACGGTCGTGGAGTCGAGACGAACACAGTCGCAGTAG
- a CDS encoding NAD-dependent epimerase/dehydratase family protein, which produces MSGTGQSSQESMLVTGGTGFLGLHVCDHFATLGWDVTALDLKPFEEGDNLSDVEYVKGDIRDEELMREAMEGVDVVVHAAAALALWDDERIRSVTVDGTRSVLNAAAEADVDRVMFISSITVYGDEADSPITEDAPLSAIGAYGQSKIDAERLCEDMRDELCISILRPPSFIGPRRLGIFEILFDWIEDGASIPLIGWGNNRYQLLHVADLVDAIELLVEADEDIANETYNVGADEFETMKRDFRAPIEYAGTGKRTIGTPVTPAVWTLRVLERLDLSPLYPWVYETAHRDHYLSVEKLKAVGWEPQYSNREALIETYRWYLENYDEDAETDEAGELGHRVGWDQGAIGLVKPVFKLL; this is translated from the coding sequence ATGAGCGGTACTGGACAGAGTAGCCAAGAGTCGATGCTCGTCACGGGCGGCACGGGCTTTCTCGGCCTACACGTCTGTGACCATTTTGCCACTCTAGGCTGGGACGTCACCGCGCTCGACCTCAAGCCGTTCGAGGAGGGCGACAACCTGAGTGACGTCGAATACGTGAAGGGAGACATCAGAGACGAGGAGCTGATGCGCGAGGCGATGGAAGGTGTCGACGTGGTGGTCCACGCCGCCGCCGCGCTCGCGCTCTGGGACGACGAGCGCATCCGGTCCGTGACGGTCGACGGGACCCGGTCGGTGCTCAACGCAGCCGCCGAGGCGGACGTCGACCGCGTGATGTTCATCTCTTCGATTACCGTCTACGGCGATGAGGCAGACTCGCCCATCACCGAGGACGCACCCCTCTCGGCGATTGGGGCGTACGGGCAGTCGAAGATCGACGCCGAACGGCTCTGCGAAGATATGCGAGACGAGTTGTGTATCTCGATCCTGCGTCCGCCGAGTTTCATCGGGCCCCGTCGATTAGGAATCTTCGAGATCCTCTTCGACTGGATCGAAGACGGTGCGAGCATCCCGCTCATCGGCTGGGGGAACAACCGCTACCAGCTATTGCACGTCGCGGATCTCGTCGACGCGATCGAACTGCTCGTCGAGGCCGACGAGGACATCGCGAACGAGACGTACAACGTCGGCGCTGACGAGTTCGAGACAATGAAGCGCGACTTCCGGGCGCCTATCGAGTACGCAGGGACGGGAAAGCGGACGATTGGAACTCCGGTCACGCCCGCCGTCTGGACGCTTCGGGTACTCGAACGTCTCGACCTCTCGCCGCTGTATCCGTGGGTCTACGAGACCGCCCACCGCGACCACTACCTCTCGGTCGAGAAGCTCAAGGCGGTCGGGTGGGAGCCGCAGTACTCCAATCGGGAGGCGCTGATCGAGACGTACCGGTGGTATCTCGAGAACTACGACGAGGACGCAGAGACCGACGAGGCGGGCGAACTGGGTCACCGCGTCGGGTGGGACCAGGGAGCGATCGGCCTCGTGAAGCCGGTGTTCAAACTGCTCTGA
- a CDS encoding glycosyltransferase family 2 protein: MVKQNAATTTVPPDARTNGTSKVEQKKRSGDELLLGADSDQVPTLSVVMPTLNEEEGIAECIERIKNALEELQIHGEIVVSDDSTDRTPEIAREMGAIVVTPDKKGYGYAYLYAFERVRGDIIAMGDADTTYDFEELPKLYELVESGQADMAMGSRLDGEIKPGSMPPLHQYVGNPLLTKFLNAFYGAGVSDAHSGMRVFTREAYEVMNPETTGMEFASEMIMRAGAEDLEIKEIPITYHPREGEANLESFPDGWRHVKFMLVNAPGYLFSGPGISLALAGLLVMLVALSGLSIGGMTLGVNSMIAGGLFTIVGAQVASFGAFATVAGEPIREATDPLTTLLVERINLEHGATAGLLVFAVGAVYSAYVLWQWTTTGFVAVPVAEVNVAAFTAVVLGVQLVFTSFLLSTLVEKA; this comes from the coding sequence ATGGTAAAACAAAACGCCGCCACCACGACGGTTCCTCCCGATGCCCGGACGAACGGCACGAGCAAGGTAGAACAGAAGAAGCGCTCTGGAGACGAACTGCTTCTCGGAGCCGACAGCGACCAGGTGCCGACGCTCTCGGTGGTGATGCCGACGCTCAACGAGGAGGAGGGCATCGCTGAGTGCATCGAGCGCATCAAGAACGCGCTCGAGGAACTCCAGATTCACGGTGAGATCGTCGTCTCGGACGACTCCACGGACAGAACGCCCGAAATCGCCCGGGAGATGGGTGCTATCGTCGTCACCCCCGACAAGAAGGGGTACGGCTACGCCTACCTCTACGCGTTCGAACGGGTGAGAGGCGACATCATCGCGATGGGCGACGCCGACACGACATACGACTTCGAGGAGCTTCCCAAGCTGTACGAACTCGTCGAGTCGGGACAGGCCGATATGGCGATGGGCTCTCGACTCGACGGTGAGATCAAACCCGGGTCGATGCCGCCGCTCCACCAGTACGTCGGCAACCCGCTCCTGACGAAGTTCCTCAACGCCTTCTACGGCGCTGGCGTGTCGGATGCCCACTCGGGGATGCGGGTGTTCACTCGAGAGGCGTATGAGGTCATGAACCCCGAGACGACCGGGATGGAGTTCGCCTCGGAGATGATTATGCGCGCCGGTGCGGAGGACCTGGAGATCAAAGAGATTCCGATTACGTACCACCCGCGTGAGGGGGAGGCCAACCTGGAGAGCTTCCCCGACGGCTGGCGGCACGTGAAGTTCATGCTCGTGAACGCGCCCGGTTATCTCTTCTCGGGGCCGGGGATCAGTCTCGCGCTCGCCGGACTGTTGGTGATGCTGGTCGCGCTTTCGGGTCTGAGCATCGGTGGGATGACCCTCGGCGTGAACTCGATGATTGCGGGTGGCCTGTTCACCATCGTCGGCGCACAGGTCGCGTCGTTCGGTGCGTTCGCTACCGTCGCGGGTGAGCCGATTCGGGAGGCGACGGACCCGCTCACGACGCTTCTCGTCGAGCGGATCAACCTCGAACACGGGGCGACCGCAGGTTTACTCGTGTTCGCGGTTGGGGCTGTCTACTCCGCGTACGTCCTCTGGCAGTGGACGACAACCGGGTTCGTCGCCGTTCCCGTGGCTGAGGTGAACGTCGCGGCGTTCACTGCAGTCGTCCTCGGCGTCCAGCTCGTGTTCACCTCGTTCTTATTGAGCACGCTCGTCGAGAAGGCGTAA
- a CDS encoding carboxypeptidase-like regulatory domain-containing protein, whose translation MNSRVDAGTAELLRSQGINASAEVIYAAVRDGQPYMVRGADYDAFASVSDTRLVRGRAPQSLDEGVIGRQLASTLDVEVGDTIVLGGSVTPGVRRVTVVGVFDAQGDSTLNDMLVIPLEAAQGLATGSGDAHIIRTEDLSEAQRALVEPAEGSGVVVTGVDAPSRVPLGESFTVNVSLRNLDETQARSTVVLEGANNETLARQSVTLGPEEERELRIPVTLSSAGTTTLGVEGYTTRVQVFDPSALSIPSELPRRAPPGATMIVPVEAPNGSFLSGVEVTVGSESYTTDGQGVAIVSLPSEPGTYTITAERQGFAGTTREIRIEEGATRQLSVRLSVTPKVGNALTKPTVDIQVGNPWDRRLNRTLVLVSPEGRTTRTVELAAGEVARVDVPTTEAGLDERFPRASTKSVWIQ comes from the coding sequence TTGAACAGTCGCGTCGACGCCGGCACGGCCGAGCTGCTCCGCTCGCAGGGCATCAACGCGAGCGCGGAAGTCATCTACGCCGCCGTCCGCGACGGCCAGCCGTACATGGTCCGGGGGGCCGACTACGACGCGTTCGCGTCGGTTTCGGACACGAGGCTCGTCAGGGGGAGAGCGCCACAATCGCTCGACGAGGGAGTCATCGGCCGGCAGTTGGCGTCGACGCTCGACGTCGAGGTGGGCGACACCATCGTCCTGGGTGGGAGCGTCACGCCCGGCGTTCGGCGCGTGACGGTCGTCGGCGTGTTCGACGCACAGGGGGACAGCACGCTCAACGACATGCTGGTGATCCCGCTGGAGGCGGCACAGGGGCTCGCGACCGGGTCGGGCGACGCCCACATCATCCGGACCGAGGACCTCTCAGAAGCACAGCGCGCGCTCGTCGAGCCCGCAGAGGGAAGCGGTGTCGTCGTCACAGGTGTCGACGCCCCGTCGAGGGTTCCTCTCGGCGAGTCGTTCACGGTCAACGTCTCCCTGCGCAACCTCGACGAGACACAGGCGCGTTCGACGGTCGTCCTCGAAGGGGCGAACAACGAGACGCTCGCTCGGCAGTCGGTCACGCTCGGTCCCGAAGAGGAACGCGAACTACGGATCCCGGTGACGCTTTCATCGGCCGGGACGACGACGCTCGGCGTCGAGGGGTACACCACTCGAGTCCAGGTGTTCGACCCGAGCGCGCTCTCGATTCCCTCGGAGTTGCCGAGGCGCGCACCCCCGGGTGCGACGATGATCGTCCCCGTCGAAGCGCCGAACGGCTCGTTCTTGTCGGGAGTCGAGGTGACCGTCGGCTCTGAGTCGTACACGACCGACGGCCAGGGGGTCGCAATCGTCTCGCTTCCGAGCGAACCGGGAACGTACACCATCACCGCGGAGCGTCAGGGCTTCGCGGGGACGACGCGCGAGATTCGCATCGAAGAGGGCGCGACTCGACAGCTCTCGGTGCGCCTCAGCGTGACGCCGAAGGTCGGCAACGCGCTCACGAAGCCCACGGTCGACATCCAGGTCGGGAACCCCTGGGACCGGCGTCTCAACCGGACGCTCGTGCTCGTCTCGCCGGAGGGTCGGACGACCCGCACGGTTGAATTGGCCGCGGGTGAGGTGGCGCGCGTGGACGTCCCGACGACAGAGGCCGGACTGGACGAGCGGTTCCCCCGGGCGAGTACGAAATCCGTGTGGATTCAGTGA
- a CDS encoding DUF7342 family protein, which yields MTTSNDEHGPPPADFSEDFGEQLRDAPADERVYRVALELTTPTRVAAVADRADCSKNAARRHLRRLADIGVLNQVMANPEAFERNESYFEWRRLDRLSRLDEDEYRDRLGELLSADETYKEKYGVEKPSDIDALEYSEFGDPEQVWLDLNNWTAIRREVRELRRSRQDEPLDEGVV from the coding sequence ATGACCACCTCGAACGACGAACACGGTCCACCACCAGCAGATTTCTCGGAGGACTTCGGTGAGCAGCTCAGGGACGCACCTGCCGACGAACGCGTGTACCGCGTCGCTCTCGAACTCACCACACCAACACGTGTCGCAGCGGTGGCCGACCGCGCGGACTGTTCGAAGAACGCGGCTCGGCGACATCTTCGACGACTTGCGGACATCGGGGTATTGAATCAGGTGATGGCGAACCCGGAAGCGTTCGAACGGAACGAGTCGTACTTCGAGTGGCGCCGGCTCGACCGACTCTCCCGACTCGACGAGGACGAGTACCGCGATCGCCTCGGGGAACTCCTCTCTGCGGACGAGACGTACAAGGAAAAGTACGGAGTCGAGAAGCCGAGCGACATTGACGCGCTGGAGTACAGTGAGTTCGGCGACCCTGAGCAGGTCTGGCTCGACCTGAACAACTGGACCGCGATTCGGCGTGAGGTTCGTGAGCTACGGCGTTCACGCCAGGACGAGCCGCTCGACGAGGGAGTGGTGTAG
- a CDS encoding FtsX-like permease family protein encodes MSENEGTVTLASTTYRVQGDSRVLSVVTSGASYSPGTPVGQAIENVFGNVQVLFGAIVLLAGFATIGGTTAAFAQAVHARGRTIGIHRATGATDRQVLWMLVRDAVVIALPSTLVGVLIAYVALRVLEFSGLLVVFGIRLSIPAVPWLVAMVIVGGLLLSMTSVVAGALGFLRAPPTRLLRLRE; translated from the coding sequence GTGAGCGAGAATGAAGGGACGGTGACGCTCGCGTCGACGACGTACCGAGTCCAGGGTGACAGTCGGGTCCTGTCGGTTGTGACGAGCGGCGCGAGCTACTCGCCGGGGACGCCGGTTGGCCAGGCCATCGAGAACGTTTTTGGCAATGTGCAGGTGCTGTTCGGCGCGATCGTGCTCCTCGCGGGCTTCGCCACTATTGGCGGAACGACCGCGGCCTTCGCACAGGCCGTTCACGCACGGGGGCGGACCATTGGGATTCACCGGGCGACGGGCGCGACCGACAGGCAAGTGTTGTGGATGCTGGTCCGCGACGCCGTGGTGATCGCACTCCCTTCGACGCTCGTGGGCGTGTTGATTGCGTATGTGGCGCTGCGCGTCCTGGAGTTCTCGGGCTTGCTAGTGGTGTTCGGGATTCGGCTGTCGATTCCCGCGGTTCCGTGGCTCGTCGCGATGGTGATTGTTGGCGGGTTGCTGTTGTCGATGACGAGCGTCGTGGCTGGAGCATTAGGGTTCCTGCGCGCGCCGCCGACGCGGCTGTTGCGGCTGCGGGAGTGA
- a CDS encoding ABC transporter ATP-binding protein yields MANPVLQGTDLVVERAGERILDGVSIAVPADATLLIQGPSGAGKTTLFNILGLLDVPTSGSLVIDGRDASSLSERQRAVLRRDLIGFVFQDFQLIPDLTVRENAALPQEHAGERDDAWLNRLFEALGISDLTEQYPPTLSGGEKQRVAIARALANRPAVVLADEPTGQLDPDTAEAVLDLLFETKAQAGTALVVISHDRQLTGRFPQTLTLRDGKLFEERRAAEQGP; encoded by the coding sequence ATGGCTAACCCGGTCCTCCAGGGTACCGACCTCGTCGTCGAGCGCGCCGGCGAGCGGATCCTCGACGGCGTCTCCATCGCGGTCCCCGCCGACGCGACGCTGCTTATCCAGGGACCGAGCGGTGCGGGGAAGACGACGCTGTTCAACATACTCGGACTCTTGGACGTCCCCACGAGCGGGTCGCTCGTCATCGACGGGCGCGATGCGAGTTCCCTCTCGGAGAGACAGCGCGCCGTGTTGCGAAGAGACCTCATCGGCTTCGTCTTCCAGGACTTCCAGCTCATCCCCGACCTCACGGTGCGAGAGAACGCGGCGCTCCCACAGGAGCACGCGGGCGAGCGCGACGACGCGTGGCTGAACCGACTGTTCGAGGCGCTCGGCATCTCGGACCTGACCGAACAGTACCCACCGACGCTCTCGGGCGGGGAGAAACAGCGCGTGGCCATCGCGCGGGCGCTGGCGAACCGTCCCGCCGTCGTGCTCGCCGACGAGCCCACGGGACAACTCGACCCCGACACCGCCGAAGCCGTCCTCGACCTCCTGTTCGAGACGAAGGCACAGGCCGGGACGGCGCTCGTCGTCATCAGCCACGACCGTCAGCTCACGGGCCGGTTCCCACAGACGCTCACCCTCCGCGACGGCAAACTGTTCGAAGAACGCCGCGCCGCAGAGCAAGGACCATAG